A stretch of DNA from Coccidioides posadasii str. Silveira chromosome 1, complete sequence:
TACAATCTAGACGCGACACCGGATATTATCGCCCCACCTACGAAGCCGAGCGGGTTACCTGCGCTAAAGCAGGAAAAAGCGATATTTTTCCGCTTCGAGGGCTTATCGTAGGCAGCTCCCAGGGCGCCTACGGCGGGTGGGACGACGGCTGCCGAGCAAAGCCCGACGAGGCCGGAGAAGATATCGAGAAACAGTGCATTCGGAGCAAAGCCGGCAGCGAGAACAGCAACAGTGAAGGCCAGCATAGAGGTGACGAACATGGCCTTTCGGCCAAAGAGGTCGGCCAATTTGCCAAAGGAGAGAAGAAACGCCCCGCTGCTGAGTCTACATTTATACGGAGGTGATCAGTGGAATGTTGCCAAACTGGTGAGATGCCAATGATACGTACGAAGCCCCCGCCGTGATCCAAGTGATCTCCGCAGATGTCATGTTCAGAGCGTTCCCGATGGAGGCTGAGATACCGATATTTATCCCGGTGAAAAAAGTTGCCTGTCCGATTGCCATTGTCGTCGTCGCGACAAAGATACACTCCTGGATGGTGGACCTGAAGCAGGCTGGCCGCTCGCCCTTGCTCCCGGCTTTGATGGAATCATCGTTTGAATTTGAGTTTGCTTCCTCGTCTATTGGCTGACGGGAGGATTGGGCGCCATTCGACTCCGTATAAGTTGCCATCCCGAGGAGAGATAGAGGTGAAAGTGCACCGCGAACTCGATCAAATAAACCCAGTCCCTCGTGAACCAGACGCCGTTCCACTTCAGTTTTGCTCGAATAATTGATGCTGAGAGAGGCCGACAGGCTGCGCGCGAAACCTCCCAAAATCGACCGTCCCTTGTGCCTGCCAACCCGGAGACTCTCGAACAGCGCCTATCATCCTCGCAGAGGCCGGCTGATGGCTTATATATATAGCCATAACACACATGGCTCAGCTCCAGGCCGAGGGAGAGTTCTTTTCCCCAGGGCCCCGAACCACGATCATAGGCGGAGTGGATGGTCCGGCTTGCAAATATTGAGTAAGCATCAGCGGTGGAATTCCGCGGAAGCCGGTCCGTCTCGGCATCCGATTGGCTAGTGTGCGTCTCGGGTGGCGGGTCGCGGCTATCTTATCTGATCGGATCAAAACTATTAATCAGCGCCTGGAGCGGCCCGTGAACGATGGCAATGTGCTTGAAGAAGTCTGTGGAGAAGATATCAAAGAGCTCCATGTTGATGAATGTGCCCTTTTTACAGGTATCACCACAGCCATCAAGTTCAATGACTTGCAATTCTCTGCCCACCACACTATAGCAGCTCCACTTATGTCAAATTCCTTCACTCCTTTCTGAAACATGACCACTCCAATGCATGAATCAGTGTAGTATATAAGCTAGGGTGCGGTAACAAATGAGTGACACAACACTTCAAGGAAGGTATCCTATCAGACCCTTTCACCTATGCCAATCACTCCTGCTTGCTTTGAATGACTTTCTTGTTATGTTTATAATTGGTCTTGCTCTTGTtgataatattcttcttctccaagtCACCCAGAAGCTCAAGGATATAGTCCTGACAGTTATAGCCTGGATATTAGTTGTGGATAACCACATTTTTCGCAGCATTCTTAATTGTGCCAATTTTAGAAGTGTCCATGTCACACAAGTGAACCATTATGAGTGTTTGAGTTCCTCATATTGAAATGATATCTGGTAGAGGAACCCATGATTTGGAGGAGGGCCTTTTCTGCATCTGTTGGCCTGTTGATGAAGAGACTTCAGTGATTACATACACCACCATCATCAAAGATGGCAATATATAGTCCAATAGTTGAAGACATATTGAGAATTTTCCACTATTGTAGGTTTGAAAGCTTGTAGGCCTGCCGCAGCGACGCTGATGAATCAGGGGCCGGATGAAAAGGAAAAGTTCGAGTAAGGCAGCCTGAGAAGGAAGTCGTTGAGCGAATAGATCACCTAGCGTTACCCTGGAGAATTTTGGATGCTTTTATGTTGACTCTCCCGAGGCTCCAAAAGAAGTGAGATGTTGAGACGTCCTTAGCGTGACGTCAACGGGAACAATGATATCCAATCTTTAAGTATCGAGAGATCTGGATGTAACATTGGCTGGTCTTTGACGCCGCACGGCGTTATGCTAGATGCACCTTGAGCTCCGTGCGAATGCGAAGTCGCATCCGATAGCAATGCATCGCGCATTTCCTCTTAAACATACATGAGAAATGCATCAGATCTTAGCTGACCACCAGGTATATCAGGCTGCAGCCGGGGAGTCCAACAGGACGTTGGATCTAACGCAGAAAGGACGCAGCGTTGCCTATCGTATCCCCCGTTTACGCAGAACCGTATTTCATCTACGTATGGATGACAAAATTCTGACTTGATAATAACAGCAATGAGCAATGGTATAAAAAATCGAGACCTGTAATCACAGCAGATGCTCCAAAGTGGTTCTTTGGTAAAAGATTAAACTCCTTGGTCAGGTGGGATAGACCTTCTGCAGTCACTGCTTCGAAGCCCAGAGTGTGCTGAGGGAATCCTTGGCGGGTTGGCAGCTGGAAGCGGCTTCAAAACCGACCCATTTTGGCCGGGCAGCTCGCTAGTTATATGATCGTGGAAAGGAGTAAATATAAAACAGAaacaaagggaaaaaaaaaaaaaaaaaaaagaaaaaaaaaaaaggaaaagaaaaaaaaaaaaaagaaaaaaaaaaaggaaaagaaaaaaaaaattaaaccCTGACAAAAAAGGATAAGCCCGATGCGGGGCTCGAACCCGCAGCCTTGAGATTAAGAGTCTCACGCTCTACCGATTGAGCTAACCAGGCGGCTGTTATTAGTAAGCTCTAAATTAAAAACTTCAAAACTAGTTAATTTAAACTGGATTACTTCGTTGGATTGACACCAGGAGAAGATCACGGAGACGGATGAAAgtgggaaaaagaagaagggcCATGGCACGTACTCCGTGTTTAGATATGATACTGGCAAAGTTCGCGATACATCCATACATAGAACATCCAGAGCCCAAAGCCACAACTCCCAACTCCTCACGCTTGAAGTCTTCCTCCCATACCGATATTCGAAACGATCCTTTTCAACCCCAACAAGCGAGAATTCCTACAGTTCTTAACCAAAGCCATTCGAGCTTGCACTCGACGATCCTGCGCCTGATCCGTATCCGAACCCCTGGCTACTGCTAAGGGTTGGTGTTTGAGCTGTATCAGAACTTGCGGAAGAAAATAACCCAGGGCTCCTGAGAGGCTCCGATGTCCTTAAGCTCATCGAACTGCCAATTCTCGATCCGCCTACTCCTGACGCCGCAATCGTGTTTATGCTAGCCATCGGCCGAAGCCCCGGGTTCGACTGCTGCGTTGCACTGGTATTGATGGCCAAGGGCTGCTTCTTCGTGCTCCCAAGCCTTGCATGCTTCGGGTTGTCGCTCGTGGGACTCTGTACATATGGGAACACGGACCCTTCGTGATAGAAATTATCCGGAGATCCCGTGAATGGGTCTAACATATTAAAGTCGACAAATCGCCGTGCCAGAGCAACCGCCAAATCGGCTGCAAATTCCGGACACTGAGGCAGGAAATTCATGGCATTCGCCGTCTTATACCATTCAAAATCGACATGCCACACCAGCCACGCAACTATTAACTGGCGCAGTGGCGACCGGACCCGCGTGTTCTCATAGACGTATGAGATGACATCGACCTGTGGAGGCTTGCCTGGGCTCAGCTTCATGAGGAACATCTCGTTGATTATGTTATGTTTCAGCGCGGGTACTTCAAGCTTATCAGCAAGAACATAGAGCTGTGCAAGCTGCATATATCGCTCGTCTACCTCCTCGTCGCTCCCGATCCCCGACAGAACATATGTGCCTGAATATACCCATTGCAGAAACCGTTCAAACGTATCTGGATCGTCTTCCGGTAGGGTGATGGCGTGTTCGGCTGCCTCCTTAAAATCAGAGGTGAGGGCGCCGTTGAAGAATGGGGATTTCTGGCATAGGAGGTCCTTGTGGGCTTGGAACTGAGCTTCGGACTCGCCAACAGTGATCGTAATCACGGTCACGCCACGAAACCTGCCATGCTTTAGTACAAGCCCGATCACAACCAAAACATAAGAGACCATTCGGTCAGAAGATGGAACCTTAGGGAAGTCATGCTGAGGTATTTCTACGCGAGTAGAAATGCTGTGGAATGTGGTGATGCTCTAGGCGAGGACCTAGGAACAGGCAAGGGCTATGCGAAAGAAAATATGTGTTCGGGAGGGCTGGCAAAGTATTCCAGGAGTAGGTCCGGAGTATGTATGTGCAAAGTCACTGATGTCAAGTAGATACACCTGCACAGGCTCATCAAGATGCCAGAATTTACTGGACCTGTTTCTTAAATACGCTGAAATCTTCTAATTGCTTCCAACGATAAGTTTGTTGCAAGTTGGGCGGCATTCAAAGCTGTGATGAGCTGTCATCAGGCTAACACGGAACAACCCTGTTCCGCAGCAAGTGAGGCTGCTTCCTGGGCAACAAGAGCAGGGAGAAAAGTAACTTTGCCCCAGAGCAATCGATTTGACGGTGGATGATTCGTTGCGTCGGATTCGAGGATGGATATTGGTTAGTTACTCGATGGATGATTGGAGGATGCAGGTATGCATGCACCACCATCGCCGTTGGGTCTTCGATAAAAAGCAACATCAGATCTTGAAACGCAAATGAAATAGAGGCAAAAAACCGGATGGGAACCAACTGGGCGTCACAAATTTATTTAAAGCTAGgacaaagaacaagaaaaagaggttCAGGAAAGCTAGCCAAGCGCCGGGTTGTTAGTATCGAATAATGCGACATCACAGGATTATCACTCGTTATTAAGATCAAAGCTGAAAGCATGAATATCCACCACTAGAAAAAACAAAGATACATCGATCGGAAAATGGTATACGTAGAGATAGATGGAGAATCATTAGGAATTATCGGCAATCAGTTCGTATCCACCCTCGGACGGCAGGGTGCGAATGGTCATATAAATGATGACCGCGTTGAAACCAGCCAGGCACATGCTGACCACACTCATAATCCAAGATTTATCCAATTTCCAGCCGGGATAGAACCGTTCATCGTTGTCAAAGAGATACGACTACAAACGCAGAGTCAGGAGGCTGACCTGAATAACGGCTTGACAAGGACAGACTGTCGCTCGGACTTACCACCAGCGCCATCGCGGCGCATTGCACTAGGGTTATAAATACCAAAAACAACGTTAGAACTTTCCACCCGGTTTCTCGCATTTGCTTTCCACCCGCGAGAATGAAAATGTATGTGATTAGTGTCATTCCTTCAAGCACGATCGCGAACGACATCAGAAAGGCGACGGAGCGCCACATCGAGCAGAAGGACCCGTCATTGTCGCCGTGACAATCTTCATATTGTGGGAATGGGTCGCAAGACTGGGTAAGGGAGGAGCAGCGGCGATGAAGGCCATAGGAGTAATGGAATTTCGTGCCAGATGGCTAGATATTTAACGACCACAATCAGTCAGCGAGCTGGACACGCTCACTCTAGCGAAGTAGAGAAAGCGAATAATGGGCAAAGCAGGTAGATACACACCGTCTCACTGTAATAGCTGACCCATTTCGGCACGATGATTGACGCCAGCGTCAGAGCAGAAGCTGCCCGACCCGATGCGTCAGTTTCAAGTTACTGATGGGTTTTTCCTGCGACGCAGGCCGGGGAAGGCGGATAACGTACCAGTTAAGAAAACGAGTAAGGTGGCGGAGTAGAGGATCGTCTTGGTGACGAATCCAGTGTAGTTCCTTCGCCCTTCCCCGGGCACCAGATGGAAATCCAGGATGGCGGCTGGTCTCACAGTGTATGTTTTGGTCGGTTGGTAATGGCCTTCCCTCCCAACGTTCGAAGAATACACACTTCAGAGAATCTGTTTGCCAGGCGAGTCGACTGGCGTTGAGCGAAAGAAGGCCTTTCCGGTGAGACCTATCCCcggcgacgacgacgatgggGGCAAAGTCGTCAACTAAATACCAAGGTGGTGTGGACCCTGAAGGTCAGTGGTTGGAGGAACACCGTCCTCGTGAACAACTGCTGGTGGGATCGTCTTCAGAGGGGGTTTTGGTGCACGGATGACGGCACCAGGACTCTTTCAGTTACGAGTTTGCCATCAAATAGTAGAGCCAGAAGCGACGTTGCGTCGGCTGCCGTCGTTGAATGGGCAGGACGGCGTGTAACAACTCTGCGCTATTTTGCTGCCTGCGCTTTGAGGGCACGGTGACGCACGTGGTGGGATGATCCATGCAGGTTGCTTCCAGGTATCGGGTACCAAAAGAGTCCACCTTTTCGTCACCGGTTTTCAGGTTAGAGGTACCTGAAGGGTACTCCGTTTTTAATGCACTGGACATACCCTCACATTGTTCAtaaatgtactccgtacggagtacggagtagacttTTCGTAAAAAGCTTTCTACAGCAATACTCTATATTTATCGCTTCGCTCAGCTACTGGATATAATGCAACAGCTCAACGCTGTATTGATTGCTTAGCATCGCGACCACACCCCTTAAGCCATGTAACTCGCCACATATTTGCATTATAACTCCTTTCTTAACTGCATGATCATCATGTTGGAGTTGTGAAAGCACTTCATAGCGTACATTATCATGCTCCAAAACAAAACCAGTTTGCGAAAAGCACTTTACTCCCCCGATGCGTACAATGCGTTTGGGAATTCAAGGAGGCAGAATAGAAAAATAACTAAATGCAAAGCTGAATGTTTTCCTCCCCTCTAGCCCTTTCACCTCCATTATCATTCAGAGCCGAGTAACCCATGCCACACgacaggaaaaaaaaaaaaaagaaagaacaaCATGCAAAGAACACAATAATACTGCAGAGGATTAATACAGGGGAGTCACAATTTAAGAAGAAAgcttgaaaaaaaaagaaaaagaattgAACAAGACACATATGGTAAAAACCTTGAGGTGGGCTGAAAAACAAAGCATCAGGGGGTGCAGATGAGGATTTGCTGGAATGGGTAACATGAACAAGAATACACTGAAAAAACAAAGGCAATATATAGAGAAACAAAGCGTgaaaaaattaaaagaaaGATCAAACATAGCAGTAGAACAAGATCAGGTAGCTATGTCATGCCCATATAGAGAATTAAAAAGATGATGAAAAAGGCAGGGATGGGGAAGTAAAAAGTCATACCGTCCACCCATCACCAGCCCTCCCGTTGTGCCAATCCTAGCTAACTGGCGTCTTCCGCCTTTTTAGGGAGAGAAGAGACGGGAGGCAAACCACACCCGGCTGCCAGTGGACCATTAGCAATTAAAATTTTTTGGGTTGTCCTTATTCGCGGTCTCGTTTTCCGTTTTGCCATTCAACTTctgtttttttcttttcctccctTAACCAGCCCGAAATCATTACTTTGTCAcataaaagaaatatatatataataaaagaaacAACGCCAGCGCTGACTGGATAGAAGAGCCGGCAAATTCATGATTTTATTTATGCATGAATTTTATTCATATCTCCTCTGACTTAGTCTTGGGTTGACTTAACATGGCTCGGAAATCGTCATTGCTCTTTGGCTTCGGAGCCTCGGATAATATGTGATCATGGGAGGAAACTCGATCTGCAGAAGACTGCTGTGCTTCTGCTTTCGTGGCAATTGAAGCGGGCCCAATTTTCCCGTTGAAGGCGCCTTTCTTTACACCTAGTCCGCCTCTTCTTCCCGCACGACCCTGTTGACCAGGTCTCGAAATGGGTGCGGCAGGCTGGACCATGAGCGCCggcttttgcttttgcttttgctttcCAACTTGAAGACGATCCACTTTATGCTCGGGCGGCTGCTTCAGCATTTCTGATACTGGTCCAACGCGAATCTGACGACCCGGAGCAATCTCCTGGCCGTCGAGCCCAAGGGCCGCCTTTCCAGCATCACCCACGTCCATGAACTCGACAATAGCACCTTGATGGTCAGGGCGAAGAATTATCTTCACAAGAGGTCCATACGGCTCGACTAGAGTGCGAATACGGGCATCGTTGACGGTGTCGGGAATATTCATTAGACCGAGAGTGCGAAGGTTCCTTTCACCAACTGGTAAGTCGGCTTGATTGACCGAAGCGGTGGATGGCGAAGCCCCTCCATTTGGTTCCATGGATGGAGACTTGGACCGCCCAACGCGCGAAATTATGGTAGTAGATTGGCGTTTTGCGCCGGTGTGCGTAGACAGTCTGACACGGAGCGGTCGGGAGCGAAACTCTTTCTGATCCATCGCCAAAGCAGCATTTGCAGCTTCCTATAGCACTGTGAGTTAACCCAGTTTTGCTCAAGGAGGTATGTTGCACCCGGGTATGAGCTTACCGGTGTGGAAAATGCTACAAACCCAAACCCCTTACTGCCACCGTCGGCCTTCGTTGGGATGCGCGCAACTTCGACTTTGCCAAAAGCCGTAAAGAGCTCAATTAGGTCGTCTTCAGTAGCCTTCCAATCAAGGTTTGAGATATGGATTTCCCGGCCTTCCTCGAACGCACCAGAACGAGCTTGGCGTTTCGAGGGGTCGGATATCTTCACCACGAGGTTCAAATTTTCCCCCACAGACTTGTGATCTAACTCGAGTGCATCATGCGCATCGGCTGCAGAAGCAAACTGCACATAACAGAACCGCCTGTGGGTATTAAACTTGAGAGACGGGAACCGCACCTCAACAATCTCACCATGCTACAGAGACCATCAGCACATAGCCAAGGACCGGGAAGGCATTCACGAGAAGCAGCTTACTGGGCTGAATATCCGTCGAATGTAGGACTCGTCGGCTTCGGGTGGGAAGTTTGTAACAAAAAGTGTTGCTTTGGTTTCCAATTGGACGCTAAGCACACGCCCTTCCAAAACCTTTTGATCCCGCGTCTGAGCAACTTCCGCATCATCTTTCGAGTCGAACTCGACGATCGCAGAGGCAGAATCACCATCCGCCGGGAGGAGTGTGACGGCGTTGATTTTCCCACACTGAAAGAGGTCAGCTtggtcaaaaaaaaaaaaaaaaaaaaaaaaaaaaaaaaaaaaagaaaaaggaaatgcACAGCTTTCACAATAGACTCACATCACGGAAAAACTGCCGGATTTTGAGGGTTCGGACATCCCTAGGCAGGTTTTTGACCGAAACACTCGAATTTTCCCGGTCGCGTTTGGGAGCATGCTCCGCCTCTGGTTCCGCAGGTTTGGCTTCGCTAACCTCGGCCTTTGGTTTTTTGCTAGCCAAGCCGTTGACGTCTGCGGATTCACGTTTTCGCTTTCCAACATGCACCGTGTCTTCAGCGTTATTCTGAACTGCCTGCACTGCCTGAGCAACCGCTGCTTGCTGCTGAGCCGCTGCCTCCaaagcttctttttctcgtcGCTTCGCAACCTTTTTGGAGACCCTTCGGATCTCGACGATGGCCAGCTGAAGCTCCTCGGCATCTTCGTACTGCTCGCAATGCGCGATATATGTATCCATTATCTTTTCGGGCCAGTCCAAGTCATCTCTTTGCAGCGCCTGCTTCAGCACCGCCGTCGCGTAGTGAGGACTGGGGGCTTTCCGGGGACCGTCACCTTGTGTAAATTTACTCCAGCACAAGAGCTCCCACGTATAAAACATGAGCCAAAACTCGTAGGTATGACCATGACGCCCAACCAGGCCCTTGAATGTTTCTCTGGCACTATCCCAGCTGCCGCTTTCGCTCAGATAACGGATATATATCCGTTCGAGGCGGAAGAGAGGATCGTTCGGGACCGTCTTGTCGCCTTTGTCGCCTATAGCTTGGACACTCTCGATCGCGGACCGCATCCCCACTTCTGCCACGTCTAAATCCTCATCCGTAGAATTGGACTGAAACGGCAGCCGCCGGAGGTAGCTGCACCAGGTGGTGTGAACTTTCAACACCTCATCGACACCTGCAGCCTCGAGCAATCCGGTACGGGTGGCCCTATGTTTCAAATCGGATATGTCCTGGAAGGAATAGCCGGCTCGCTCCGCGGATAATAAGAGTTGAGACCAGAGAGAACCGGACCAGGGACAGTGCCTTGCAGCACGCTCTAGGATAGGAATGACGGGCTCATTGGTGCGGCGATGCATCGACTCATTGACGATGTATATGACGTAGTCATCCCAGAGACTCGCATCAGTCGGGAATCGCAGCAGAGCACGCTGGAACAACGCCGTTATCAACTGAAAGCCGTACAAAGGCTTCTTGTACTTGTGCGTAGTTTCCAACTCGAGATACTGGCTGTATGCGGTCCATTCAGCCGTAGTGTCATTCGACTCGACGGCACGCTGCAGGGCCAATTCGCTTGTCTCTCTGGCATCACAAATGGCTTTTATTTCGCCGGCTTTCGCATTAGTACTGACCATGATATCCTCATAGTTGGCATTGTAGTAAGTTGAAACAAAATTGGAAAATATTTGAAACGTCTGGTCCCAGGCCATGTGAGGAGTCTGCAGTCTGCTTTCGAACAAGGCTCGGACTTGGGATGCCTTTTCGGAGGTGGGTGAGCTGGCAAGATCTCGCATGGCAAGCTCGAGATATCGATTCCAGACGAGGTGGCTGTCGCTAATACGCCACCTCGTGGCCTCGGCGCCTTTCCTCCACACATCCATAACTGACTGCCAGCCAAACACCTCACGACCCACGACCTTATCCTCCTCTGACCATTGCGCCTGAGAAGCCGCCGGCTCTCCAGAATTGGAAGCGGAATTGTAGAGATATAACATCCAGTCCCCATAGATAATCCAGAGTCTAGTACTTCCAAATTCCTCTTCGACGGATCTCTGACACAGTTCCATCACAGAGATGCGTTCCTCTACTGTGCGAGCAAGCAGGCTCTCGTCCTGTATCCATTCCACCCAGAGGTCCTCGCCGATCGCGAATAGGTTGTCCAATTCCTCACGGGCCGCGCGGAGGTCCTTGAGGACATCGTACTTCTGGGGATCTCCGCGAGAGCCAGGCGACGACGGAGGATAGACGTGGTCAACAAAGCCCTGGTGGAGCAGCTTGATGAACTTGACGCGGGCGTCGTAGGCATGGGGATTGCGCTGGATCTCGGCGCAAAGCTCGGTCGCTTGCTTACGGGCATCCGGGGCGAGGCAGGTGTTGGAATAATCTCTCCTCGGTGTATCACTGGACCCATCGGCCGCATTGCTTTCAAAGGGGCGAGGCGTCGGAGTGGTGTGGGTAACCGGAGGTACGTTTGGGTACATCGTCGACGGGGAGAGCTGGCTTTCGTAGGATTCGGCATTCCTCAGTCTCGGGGCGTTAGACCGCTGTGGCTGATGCTGCTGCATCGAGGCGAGATCAGCGAGGGTATCCATTCCCGGAGTCGACGCCTGTCTGGGCGGAGGCAAATCGGAGGAAGGTGGAGTCCCGCCGCTGGATCGCACAGGCCCAATTACAGGACTGATGGCAGGCGGGGACGGTTCGCGCAGATTCGAAGGCGTAAGAACCTGGTGAACGAGGGGAGAAGAGGTCATGTTCTGCCTCGCTGGGTTGGAGCGAAGATTGTGAGACGGCCTTCTGCGAGGCGAGTTGGCCGAGGGATTACGAGCCTGACTCGAGGGCGTCGAGTCGTGGGACAAGAGCGAATTTATATCCATGATTGAGCTAAGGCAGTTCCCGGCGACCGAGGTCTTGCACTGGAATTTTAGCAAACGGAGGGggggaaaacaaaaaaggagagaaaagaaaagtgaCAAaacaaagatatcaagacgAATCGCCGAGACCAAGGTAGGAGAAAGCAACGCTTCAGGCGATTGTCTACGGCCCGGAGGAGATGGAACGAGGAGCAAATGATCCAGTTCAGTCTGCGAATCAAGCACTAGTGATATTCTCCAAACTGGACGTTCGCAAGGTCCATGATCCTCTCGCCGTCGTTTCCAATGAACACGTCCAAAGGGTCCCAGGACAGGGAAGGCTCTCTCGGCTTGCTTTTATActtgttttgcttttttttaaaaaaaaaaaaaaaaaaaaaaaaaaaaaaatctttttaGGAGGTGCCTCCAAAAGCCTTTTTCTCGAGGTGGTATTCTGCTACCAGAGTCGCTCGCGTGGCTATGACCTCGTCGGCGCAGCCTCGATTCGACGGAACTCGCGACGGCGGCAGAATTTTTCGACGTCAGATGCTCACGCCGGGGAGAAACCTAGCGCAGCGGCGGCAGGGCAAGGGTGAGCGATGATCTGCAGGAGAGATCTTCGGAATGAAGCATAAATGCGGCAAGAGGGCGAGAGGAGAAGGGAAACCGTGAAGGGGAGAGGGGTGCGTGcgtgcgtgtgtgtgtgtatgtgtgtatctgtgtgtgtgtgtgtgtgtgtgtgtgtgtgtgcgtgCGACGGTGGCCCGAGTGCCGGCGAAGGGGATGCGAAAGGCGTGCGAAGGGCAGGGTGAGGAGGTCGGGCAGGGGAAGATGGTTGGGGGACGGAGATCGAAGAGATAATTTGGCGACAGAGAGCGACGGCGACGGACGGCAGAGTTCGAGGGATCTCGTCGTCTGGGGTCTCGGTGGGTCGTGCTTCTGGAGGGCGAGCAGGAAGGGCGGCGGGTTAAAAAGGGCCCATCGTGCAAAGAATTGAGCGAGGAGGAAAGGGGAGGGGGGGAGGTGATGTGCGAGTGAGAAATCGAGAGCAAAGAGGGTGGTGTGAGAGGGAAAAGTGGATAAGAAAGATGCCACGGGGATTGGTGAAGGGAGAGGATGGCGGACGATGAAGGTTGGCGATGCGAGTGATTGTCGCCCAGCCGGTCAGTGCCAGTGAAAGCGTGCTCTCTGAGTCTCTCCCGCCGCCCGCAAGgaggaaaaaataaaaaaataaaaaataaaaataaaaataaaaaaaaaagggaaaaaaattCCACACCATCAAAGCCGCTGCGGTCGACTTTCTTTTGCTCTGCCCTGCACCTCTCGACAGAACGATATTCACATCATCAAATCACAGAGCAAGAAGACTATTTTAAACAGAAAATTCCAAAAATGACTAGATATGACTTTTACAGAGGATAGTTATGTAGCTACTTTGGCTTTGTCCGTGCTCTCTTAGGTTAACGACTCCAGCTCAACCCTCCCTCCGCCGTccacacacagagagagagagagagaatgaGAGAGAATgagtgtgtgagagagagagagagagtatCTCCCATACCAGCTGTCTCTGCAGCGAACATCCATCGACCAGCAAATTCCTCGATGATTCCAGCAACCCCCGTTCCCATGACCCCCTTCGTTCCTCAAGCCATCCCGGGCTCGAGCCCTAGTCAGAGCCGGCCGGGCGTATTCTAGACCGTCGCGCCCGAAGTCACCGTCCGGATCCCTCTGCCTCTCCTGCCTCTGCATCATTCTGCAATCTACATCTCCCTCTCATGTTTTTACTTTCTACTTCTACATCTCCCTCCTATGTTTTGACTTCCCCCGAAGCAACCGTGGCAGCCAGGTCA
This window harbors:
- a CDS encoding uncharacterized protein (EggNog:ENOG410PX66~COG:S) → MVSYVLVVIGLVLKHGRFRGVTVITITVGESEAQFQAHKDLLCQKSPFFNGALTSDFKEAAEHAITLPEDDPDTFERFLQWVYSGTYVLSGIGSDEEVDERYMQLAQLYVLADKLEVPALKHNIINEMFLMKLSPGKPPQVDVISYVYENTRVRSPLRQLIVAWLVWHVDFEWYKTANAMNFLPQCPEFAADLAVALARRFVDFNMLDPFTGSPDNFYHEGSVFPYVQSPTSDNPKHARLGSTKKQPLAINTSATQQSNPGLRPMASINTIAASGVGGSRIGSSMSLRTSEPLRSPGLFSSASSDTAQTPTLSSSQGFGYGSGAGSSSASSNGFG
- a CDS encoding uncharacterized protein (EggNog:ENOG410PPZY~COG:S~TransMembrane:4 (i112-135o192-215i227-250o266-287i)~BUSCO:14199at33183), encoding MNNVRVDSFGTRYLEATCMDHPTTCVTVPSKRRQQNSAELLHAVLPIQRRQPTQRRFWLYYLMANSVYSSNVGREGHYQPTKTYTVRPAAILDFHLVPGEGRRNYTGFVTKTILYSATLLVFLTASALTLASIIVPKWVSYYSETPSGTKFHYSYGLHRRCSSLTQSCDPFPQYEDCHGDNDGSFCSMWRSVAFLMSFAIVLEGMTLITYIFILAGGKQMRETGWKVLTLFLVFITLVQCAAMALVSYLFDNDERFYPGWKLDKSWIMSVVSMCLAGFNAVIIYMTIRTLPSEGGYELIADNS
- the PRP24 gene encoding Splicing factor (EggNog:ENOG410PM4Y~COG:A~BUSCO:669at33183), encoding MDINSLLSHDSTPSSQARNPSANSPRRRPSHNLRSNPARQNMTSSPLVHQVLTPSNLREPSPPAISPVIGPVRSSGGTPPSSDLPPPRQASTPGMDTLADLASMQQHQPQRSNAPRLRNAESYESQLSPSTMYPNVPPVTHTTPTPRPFESNAADGSSDTPRRDYSNTCLAPDARKQATELCAEIQRNPHAYDARVKFIKLLHQGFVDHVYPPSSPGSRGDPQKYDVLKDLRAAREELDNLFAIGEDLWVEWIQDESLLARTVEERISVMELCQRSVEEEFGSTRLWIIYGDWMLYLYNSASNSGEPAASQAQWSEEDKVVGREVFGWQSVMDVWRKGAEATRWRISDSHLVWNRYLELAMRDLASSPTSEKASQVRALFESRLQTPHMAWDQTFQIFSNFVSTYYNANYEDIMVSTNAKAGEIKAICDARETSELALQRAVESNDTTAEWTAYSQYLELETTHKYKKPLYGFQLITALFQRALLRFPTDASLWDDYVIYIVNESMHRRTNEPVIPILERAARHCPWSGSLWSQLLLSAERAGYSFQDISDLKHRATRTGLLEAAGVDEVLKVHTTWCSYLRRLPFQSNSTDEDLDVAEVGMRSAIESVQAIGDKGDKTVPNDPLFRLERIYIRYLSESGSWDSARETFKGLVGRHGHTYEFWLMFYTWELLCWSKFTQGDGPRKAPSPHYATAVLKQALQRDDLDWPEKIMDTYIAHCEQYEDAEELQLAIVEIRRVSKKVAKRREKEALEAAAQQQAAVAQAVQAVQNNAEDTVHVGKRKRESADVNGLASKKPKAEVSEAKPAEPEAEHAPKRDRENSSVSVKNLPRDVRTLKIRQFFRDCGKINAVTLLPADGDSASAIVEFDSKDDAEVAQTRDQKVLEGRVLSVQLETKATLFVTNFPPEADESYIRRIFSPHGEIVEVRFPSLKFNTHRRFCYVQFASAADAHDALELDHKSVGENLNLVVKISDPSKRQARSGAFEEGREIHISNLDWKATEDDLIELFTAFGKVEVARIPTKADGGSKGFGFVAFSTPEAANAALAMDQKEFRSRPLRVRLSTHTGAKRQSTTIISRVGRSKSPSMEPNGGASPSTASVNQADLPVGERNLRTLGLMNIPDTVNDARIRTLVEPYGPLVKIILRPDHQGAIVEFMDVGDAGKAALGLDGQEIAPGRQIRVGPVSEMLKQPPEHKVDRLQVGKQKQKQKPALMVQPAAPISRPGQQGRAGRRGGLGVKKGAFNGKIGPASIATKAEAQQSSADRVSSHDHILSEAPKPKSNDDFRAMLSQPKTKSEEI